In the Gossypium raimondii isolate GPD5lz chromosome 9, ASM2569854v1, whole genome shotgun sequence genome, one interval contains:
- the LOC105798425 gene encoding cytochrome c1-2, heme protein, mitochondrial isoform X2 yields MAGGLIHQVLRRKFQSQSAVQALSWFSSRKVNDDAGSAGMRTVALLGAGVSGLLGFATVASADEAEHGLGVANYPWPHAGILSSYDHASIRRGHQVYQQVCASCHSMSLISYRDLVGVAYTEEETKAMAAEIEVVDGPNDEGEMFTRPGKLSDRFPQPYANEQAARFANGGAYPPDLSLITKARHNGQNYVFALLTGYRDPPAGVMIREGLHYNPYFPGGAIAMPKMLIDGAVEYEDGTPATEAQMGKDVVTFLSWAAEPEMEERKLMGFKWIFVLSLALLQAAYYRRLRWSVLKSRRLVLDVVN; encoded by the exons ATGGCTGGAGGATTAATCCACCAGGTTTTAAGGAGGAAATTTCAATCACAGTCTGCT GTTCAAGCTTTATCATGGTTTTCATCAAGGAAAGTTAATGACGATGCGGGTTCTGCTGGTATGAGGACTGTTGCACTCCTTGGAGCTGGTGTTTCAGGTTTACTAGGTTTTGCAACAGTAGCATCTGCTGATGAGGCAGAACACGGTTTAGGAGTTGCAAATTATCCTTGGCCTCACGCAGGCATCCTCAGTTCATATGACCATGCTTC GATTCGTCGCGGTCACCAGGTTTACCAGCAAGTGTGTGCATCCTGCCACTCTATGTCCTTAATATCATACCGTGATTTGGTTGGTGTTGCATATACGGAAGAGGAGACGAAGGCTATGGCAGCTGAGATTGAGGTGGTTGACGGTCCTAATGATGAGGGTGAGATGTTTACTCGTCCGGGTAAACTTAGTGACCGCTTTCCTCAGCCATATGCAAACGAACAAGCAGCTAGGTTTGCAAATGGAGGAGCTTATCCTCCAGATCTAAGTCTCATCACCAAA GCTCGTCATAATGGCCAGAACTATGTGTTTGCGCTTCTAACTGGTTACCGTGATCCTCCTGCTGGTGTTATG ATTCGTGAGGGGCTACACTATAACCCATACTTTCCAGGAGGAGCAATTGCCATGCCTAAAATGCTTATTGATGGTGCTGTAGAGTATGAAGATGGCACCCCTGCAACTGAAGCTCAG ATGGGGAAAGATGTGGTGACATTTTTGTCATGGGCGGCAGAACCAGAAATGGAAGAAAGGAAGCTG ATGGGTTTTAAATGGATATTTGTATTGTCATTGGCCTTGCTTCAAGCTGCTTACTACCGACGCTTGAGGTGGTCGGTTCTCAAATCTCGCAGGCTGGTACTTGATGTTGTGAACTAG
- the LOC105798425 gene encoding cytochrome c1-2, heme protein, mitochondrial isoform X1 — MLFSLILFVLFLWICEAAAGSFDHHHHHLSVINLHSLFQLNFSGKLTEMAGGLIHQVLRRKFQSQSAVQALSWFSSRKVNDDAGSAGMRTVALLGAGVSGLLGFATVASADEAEHGLGVANYPWPHAGILSSYDHASIRRGHQVYQQVCASCHSMSLISYRDLVGVAYTEEETKAMAAEIEVVDGPNDEGEMFTRPGKLSDRFPQPYANEQAARFANGGAYPPDLSLITKARHNGQNYVFALLTGYRDPPAGVMIREGLHYNPYFPGGAIAMPKMLIDGAVEYEDGTPATEAQMGKDVVTFLSWAAEPEMEERKLMGFKWIFVLSLALLQAAYYRRLRWSVLKSRRLVLDVVN, encoded by the exons ATGCTGTTTTCTCTTATACTTTTCGTTTTGTTCCTTTGGATCTGTGAGGCAGCCGCCGGTTCCTTtgaccaccaccaccaccacctctCTGTGATCAACCTTCACTCTCTTTTTCAA CTGAACTTTTCAGGGAAATTAACTGAAATGGCTGGAGGATTAATCCACCAGGTTTTAAGGAGGAAATTTCAATCACAGTCTGCT GTTCAAGCTTTATCATGGTTTTCATCAAGGAAAGTTAATGACGATGCGGGTTCTGCTGGTATGAGGACTGTTGCACTCCTTGGAGCTGGTGTTTCAGGTTTACTAGGTTTTGCAACAGTAGCATCTGCTGATGAGGCAGAACACGGTTTAGGAGTTGCAAATTATCCTTGGCCTCACGCAGGCATCCTCAGTTCATATGACCATGCTTC GATTCGTCGCGGTCACCAGGTTTACCAGCAAGTGTGTGCATCCTGCCACTCTATGTCCTTAATATCATACCGTGATTTGGTTGGTGTTGCATATACGGAAGAGGAGACGAAGGCTATGGCAGCTGAGATTGAGGTGGTTGACGGTCCTAATGATGAGGGTGAGATGTTTACTCGTCCGGGTAAACTTAGTGACCGCTTTCCTCAGCCATATGCAAACGAACAAGCAGCTAGGTTTGCAAATGGAGGAGCTTATCCTCCAGATCTAAGTCTCATCACCAAA GCTCGTCATAATGGCCAGAACTATGTGTTTGCGCTTCTAACTGGTTACCGTGATCCTCCTGCTGGTGTTATG ATTCGTGAGGGGCTACACTATAACCCATACTTTCCAGGAGGAGCAATTGCCATGCCTAAAATGCTTATTGATGGTGCTGTAGAGTATGAAGATGGCACCCCTGCAACTGAAGCTCAG ATGGGGAAAGATGTGGTGACATTTTTGTCATGGGCGGCAGAACCAGAAATGGAAGAAAGGAAGCTG ATGGGTTTTAAATGGATATTTGTATTGTCATTGGCCTTGCTTCAAGCTGCTTACTACCGACGCTTGAGGTGGTCGGTTCTCAAATCTCGCAGGCTGGTACTTGATGTTGTGAACTAG
- the LOC105798426 gene encoding kelch repeat-containing protein At3g27220 has product MGKNLPHHHQHQSKSNNSYTKFIFALFFCLLGLACIVDLFWASSSSFSSSYLRFASNWVSQKPRIFVSQQQQQQQHNVDDKIGKKKRFLSATFADLPAPDLAWEQMPSAPVPRLDGSAIQINNLFYVLSGYGTLDHVHSHVDVFNFTDNTWRAKFDTPKDMANSHLGVASDGRYIYVVSGQYGPQCRAPTSRTYVLDTQTREWQSLPPLPAPRYAPATQLWKGRLHVMGGSKENRHTPGLEHWSIAVKDGKALEKEWRTEIPIPRGGPHRASVAINDRLFVIGGQEGDFMAKPGSPIFKCSRRHEVVYGDVYMLDAEMKKWEVLPPLPKPNSHIECSWVVVNNSIIITGGTTEKHPETKRMILVGEVFQFHLDSLTWSVIGKLPYRVKTTLAGFWDGYLYFTSGQRDRGPDNPQPKKVIGEMWRTKLNI; this is encoded by the exons atgggcAAAAATCTACCTCACCACCATCAACATCAAAGCAAGAGCAACAACAGTtacacaaaatttatatttgctCTATTCTTTTGTCTTTTGGGATTGGCTTGCATTGTAGATCTCTTCTGggcatcttcttcttcttttagcTCTTCATATCTTAGGTTTGCATCCAATTGGGTGTCTCAAAAACCTCGTATCTTTGTTtctcaacaacaacaacaacaacaacacaaCGTTGACGACAAg attgggaaaaagaagagatttttaTCAGCAACATTTGCGGATTTACCAGCACCAGATTTGGCATGGGAACAAATGCCATCAGCACCAGTTCCACGCCTTGATGGTTCAGCTATACAAATTAACAACCTTTTCTATGTTCTTTCAGGATATGGTACCCTTGACCAT GTGCACTCTCATGTTGATGTGTTTAATTTCACTGATAATACATGGCGTGCCAAGTTCGATACACCAAAAGACATGGCGAATTCACATCTAGGAGTAGCAAGTGATGGGAGATACATATATGTAGTGTCAGGTCAATATGGTCCCCAATGTCGGGCCCCGACATCTCGTACTTATGTTCTTGATACTCAAACAAGGGAATGGCAAAGCTTGCCTCCTTTGCCAGCCCCAAG GTATGCCCCAGCAACTCAGTTATGGAAAGGCAGGCTCCATGTGATGGGAGGCAGCAAAGAGAACCGCCACACACCGGGATTGGAGCATTGGAGTATAGCAGTGAAAGATGGCAAGGCATTGGAGAAAGAGTGGCGGACTGAGATCCCGATTCCTCGTGGAGGACCGCATAG GGCTTCTGTTGCGATAAACGATCGACTGTTTGTAATCGGCGGTCAAGAGGGAGATTTTATGGCAAAACCTGGATCACCTATCTTCAAATGTTCTCGTAGACACGAG GTTGTATATGGGGATGTTTACATGCTAGACGCTGAAATGAAGAAATGGGAAGTGTTACCTCCACTGCCAAAACCAAACTCCCACATAGAATGTTCTTGGGTAGTTGTCAACAATTCGATCATAATTACAGGCGGCACAACAGAAAAACATCCAGAGACCAAAAGGATGATCCTGGTCGGGGAAGTTTTCCAGTTTCATTTAGATTCACTG ACTTGGTCGGTGATCGGAAAGCTTCCTTACCGTGTGAAGACAACCTTAGCCGGTTTCTGGGACGGATATTTGTATTTTACATCGGGACAACGAGACAGAGGACCAGATAATCCGCAACCGAAGAAGGTGATTGGAGAGATGTGGAGAACCAAACTGAATATCTAA